Genomic segment of Cytobacillus suaedae:
ACACTAAGTCAACAGTGCACGGTCGTTTGTCATTTTTGTTCCACGAATTCGTTGGAATTCGTTTAATAGTTTTTCGATAGTTAGGTCCTTTTTCTTATCTTCTTCTACTTCTAGAATAATTTGGCCTTTGTCCATCATGATTAAGCGATTGCCTAGGTCTAGAGCCTGTTGCATGTTATGGGTAACCATTAGGGTTGTGAGTCCATATTTCTCAACAATCTCTTTTGTAAGATTGGTGATTAGTTCTGCCCTAGATGGGTCTAATGCAGCAGTGTGTTCATCTAATAAGAGAATGGCAGGTTCAGTAAATGTTGCCATTAATAATGAAAGTGCTTGCCTTTCTCCACCAGATAATAAGCCGACTTTCGCTGACAAACGGTTTTCTAGGCCTAGATGTAGAGATTCTAATACTTCTTTAAAATATTCTTTTCTCTTTTTGGTAACCCCTATTCTTAGTGTCCTTTGTTTATTTCGGGAGTAAGCCATGGCCAAATTCTCTTCAATCGTCATATTTGGAGCTGTCCCAGCCATTGGATCCTGGAAGACCCTGCCTATTAGTTTAGCTCGTTTGAATTCCGACATTGAGGTTACGTCTTTGCCATCAATAACGACCTTACCGACATCCGGAGTTAATACTCCCGATATCACATTCATTAGCGTTGACTTACCAGCACCATTACTTCCAATTATCGTGACAAAATCTCCTCGCTCAAGAGTTAAATTTGTCCAATCAAGTGCTATCTTCTCGTCAGGAGTTCCTTCATTAAATACTTTATGAATCTGATTTAAATGCAGCATTTGATTCCCCCCTTTCGGAAGTGGCAGCCGCAAATCTAATGGCCTCAGATTGTTTCTTAGCTTTTCGTTTTTTATCACGGGAATGTGTAAGGAATTTAGGCATAACAAGTGCTAAAATTACGATTGTTGCTGTGATTAGTTTCATGTCCCCCGGCTCAAGGAAATCAACCCTCAGAGCAAGTGTTACAACAATTCGATAAATAATGGCTCCACCAATAACAGCTAATGTTGTTCTAGCAATTGTTTTGGTCCCAAATAACGCTTCTCCAATGATAACAGACGCTAAACCAATGATAATCATACCAATCCCCATACCAACATCTGCGAAGCCGCCTTGTTGTGCAATTAGGGCTCCTGAAAAAGCAACCATAGCATTGGAGAGTCCAAGCCCTACGATTACCATCATATTTGTGTTGGCTGAAAGACTTCGAATCATGCGTTGATTATCACCCGTTGCACGGATGGCCAAACCAATCTCTGTTTTTAAAAAACGATCAATGAGGAATTTTAGTAAAAAGGTTACAACAATCATAAAGATCAATATTCCCCATGTTCTTGGTAAACTATCACCCAAACCTACAAGGGTCAAAATCTGATTGAAAAAAGCGTCGATTCCTGTTTTATCCCATGCGTCTCTAACTTGCGTAAACATCGTATCGGTATTCAATAAAGATACATTCGACTTTCCCATTATTCTAAGATTGATAGAATAAAGGGCAATCATCATTAAAATACCGGAAAGAAGAGCATTGATTTTTCCAACCGTATGAATAATTCCAGTAATACAGCCGGCAATAAAGCCTAGAACTAGTGCGAGCATTGTAGCTGTAAAGGGATTAACCCCACTTACAATTAACGTTGCTGCAACAGCTGCACCTGTTACAAAGCTTCCGTCTACTGTTAAATCTGGAAAGTCCAGCACACGAAAGGATAAGTAAACACCTATCGCCATAATCGCATAGATGATCCCTGATTCAAATGCTCCGAATATCGCTGTAAACACTAAGAACCATCCTCTCTATTCTCCGTCAAAGAACTCCCCTAGTTTTTCCCATTCAGAGTCCACTTCTAACCCTTGTGCCTCTGCAGCTTTTGTATTAATCATAAGCTTCATGCTATCTGGTAATTCTACATTGATTTCTGAAGGTTTTTTCTCACCTTTTAGAATTTTTGCAGCCATTAAACCAGATTGATAGCCAAGGTCAAAGTAACTGAAACCACTTGCCGCTACTGCACCTTTTTTCATTGAATCTAACTCACCAACGAATAAAGGAATTTTCTTTTCATTCGCAACTGAGATAACAACATCTAATGCAGAAACAACTGTATTATCAGTAGGTATATACATTGCGTCTACACGTCCAACTAGTGATTCTGCCGCTTGTTTTACTTCTGCTGAAGTAGAAACAGAAACCTCAACAATTTCAGCACCATTGTTTTTTGCAAGCTCTTCTACTTGTTCAACCTGAACGACCGAGTTTTGCTCACCAGAATTGTAGATAATCCCAATCTTTTTAGCTCCTATTTCATTTGTAATAAAATTGATTGTATTAGCCGTCGCATCAGGATGGTTATCTGTTGTACCAGTGATGTTTTCACCAGGCTTATCAAATGCCTCAACTAGCCCAGCTCCTACAGGATCAGTTACTGAAGTGAAAATAATTGGAATCTCTCTTGTAGCATTTAAAGCAGCTGTCGCACTTGGTGTAGCATTTGCGAAAATTAAATCTACTTTATCACCAACAAAGTTATTGGCAATTGTAGCGGTATTGTTCATATCAGCTTGTGCATTTTGGAAATCGTATGTAACATTTTCTCCTTCTTTAAAGCCCTGATCTTCAAGCGCTTTTTTAAATCCTTCTGTCGCTGCATCTAATGATGGATGCTCCGCAAATTGAGTAAGACCAATTACATACTCACCATCACCCGATGATTGGCTACTACAACCAGTCAATGCTAGCATTCCTGCTAGTAAAAGTGATGAAGCTACTTTCATAGGTTTTTTCATGTAAATCCCCCTCGTTTATATATTATTTTTTAAAAAACTTACTAATATAGTAAATTAGTAAGTGTTGGGAAACCCTTTTGTAACCGGTTACAATGTATGATAATTACCATAAGCACCGTAAATATATCGTTATATTATCATCTTACTTGATTAATAGTCAATAATATTCCAAAAATTTAATAAATTTCGATAAATATATGCTAGATTCTGTTTTTTATGACAACCTCTAATAAATAAGCGTATAAAATAAATGGGAGGCAAAACTGCTCGCTTTCCGCGGGAGGTCCGTGAGCCTCCTCGGCGCGTTGCGCCTGTGGGGTCTCACGTTGACACTCTCATCCCGCAGGAGTCTCGCAGTTTTGCCTCCCATATATACTAGGTATATTGGACTCACCTTTCTCTCACCATAATACTAAAAAAATAAAACACACTGTTAAATGGTTAACAGTGTGCTTTTAGAATTATAAATAACTTTGGGCTTTTGTAATTTGTTCCTTTGCTTCTCTCATCATGCGGTCCACTAGTTCTTGGACGGTTGGGATGTCGGATACGAGTCCTGATATTTGGCCACCGTTCATGAAGCCTTGGTCGCCTTTTCCTTCGAGGGCACCGATTTTGTGATAGTCTTCTGTGGTTAATTGATTGAATTCGTCTAATGAAATTCCTTTTGTTTCGTGGTCTAATAGTGTCTTTGCATAATCGGTTTTGAGAACTCGGCGTATTTTACCGACAGATCTTCCAACAATTACTGTTCCATCATCCTGTGCGAGAAGTAATTGTTTTTTGTATTCTTCATGAAATGGTGCTTCTGCAGTGGCTATAAATCTAGTACCCATTTGGACACCACTTGCTCCTAGTGCAAGCATTGCAGCCAATCCTTTACCATCTCCAATTCCTCCTGCGGCCACGACTGGAATGTTCACTTGGCTAACGATTTGAGGAATCAGTGTGAGTGTGGTAGTTTCAAGATTTGAATTAATACCTGCAGCCTCATATCCTTCGGCAACAAGCACATCCGCACCAGCTTCTTCTGCTTTTCGCGCTTGCTTTACAGACGCTACCACCGTAATGACCTTAATACCATGCTCCTTTAACTTTGGAATAAACGGAGCTGGGTTACCAGCAGAAAGAGATACGATTTTCACATTATGCTTGATTACTAGCTTAAGAACTTCTCGCACATTAGGGGACACACTAATGGCTACATTAACTGCAAAAGGTTTATCTGTTCTACTTTTTGTTTCAATGATTATTTGTTCCACTTCTTCTGGGCTCATTGTTCCTGCCCCAATTGTACCTAAACCACCCGCATTGGAAACAGCAGACGTTAATATTGCATTGCTGATATTCCCCATACCACCTTGTAGAATTGGGTAATCTATCTCTAAAATATCCATTAACCTATTCACCATTTTCACCCCTCGTTAAAATAATGTTATAGTAATTCCAATACTTATGTAAAGAAAAAGCCATCAAACTGATGACTATCTTTTTACTCTATGATATATGGATGATTCATCGCATTATAATCGTGATCTTTATCTTTTATCTCGTTCCCATCTTTAAATACACTTTCAAAAAATCTAGATGCAGGCTTGGCCAGCTCTTTGTAATATTCTCCGAATAATGACGCAGCATGGTTACCTAACCACTGACTAGGTAAAAGCTCTTCTGGTAACCCTGGATCAACGAACAGGAACTTTCGATACTCATGGACTAGCTTTGTACGTTCAACAAAGCATTCGGCGTCTGTCATATTCCCTTTTGCAATCTTATTTTTATCAATAATATACTTTTGGCTATATTCGGTGATGAATTCTTGATATTTAGAATTGATGTCCTGCAAATCCCAGCTCTTCTCGACGAGTCGAAGGTTTTCATGTGGGCCACCATATTCTGCAATAAAGAAATCAACGTAAGCGGAGATTTCATATTTATCAATTAAATCATACACTTGTTTTTCAAGATTATTTGCTGAAATCCAGCAGCTATTTGACATCGTTCCAAAACCGCTCCAAACTAGTTCTTTTCTAAGTTCGTCTCTTACATTTCGGATTTCCTCTGGAATGGTATACATGAGCATTCTCCATTTGCCATCCCATTCCTCTGGCTTCAATTTAAATATCCTTTTGGCAGCTTCTTCTATCCTCTTTTGACCACGTGGTGTTAATGAGTAATAACTTTTATTGCCAATCTTATCTGCTTGAACCCACCCCTGTTTATTCATTCTCGAAATGGCCGCTCTTACAGATTGGTCATTGTGGCCAAATTCATTTAAAAGTCTAATCAAACTACCGATCCAAATTTTACTACCATAATGCGAAATATAATCTCCATATAATGTAAAAATCATTGATCTAGTATTCACTTTAGCTTCATCCTCACTTCAATTTCCACGTATTACGCAAAAATAACGTTATTCGTATATTCTACTAGATTATGCTTTACATGCAAAATTATTTTTTTGAAATAATGAAAAAAATCCATAGAGAGATGGAATCTCTACGGATTAAAATAAAATTATAAACTCCCAAAGATTCAAATCACAGCTCACTACTACTTAGAATCTATGTTTTTAACAATCGTTGCAATACCTTGACCTACTCCAACACACATTGTCGCAAGTCCATAGGTACTTGACCTTCTCTTCATCTCATAAATCAAGGTTGTTAGTATACGAGCTCCACTAGCCCCTAATGGATGTCCAAAGGCTATCGCACCACCGTTTACATTCACTTTTTCTGCATCTAATTCTAGATCTCTCATACAAGCAAGTGATTGAGAAGCGAATGCCTCGTTGAGCTCAATCAAATCAAGATCACTTGTCGATAAGCCTGCTCGTTCAAGAGCCTTGCGAGTCGCAAAAATAGGCCCAATACCCATAATCGAAGGTTCTAGCCCAGCTGTCGCAGATACAACGTAGGAAGCAAGTGGCTTAAGGCCTAGTTCCTTTGCTTTGTCAGCACTCATTAATAGAAGAGCTGATGCACCGTCATTTACACCAGAGGCATTCCCTGCGGTTACTGTACCATCCTTAAATAAGGGCTTTAGCTTGGCTAGCGTTTCAACAGTAGTTTCAGGACGTGGATGTTCATCCATTTCAACTACAACTTCATTCCCTTTACGATCTTTATAAGAGACTGGAACAATTTCATCATTCAATCGACCAGATTCCATTGCAGCTCGAGCTTTTAGCTGACTTTTGTAGGCAAAATAATCTTGTTCTTCTCTAGAGAGATTATATTGTTTTGCGACATTTTCAGCAGTTTCAGGCATACTATCCGTTCCATACATTTCAGCTAGTTGGTTGTTAATAAAACGCCAACCAATCGTCGTATCAAACATTTCCATATTGCCTCTTGGAAAATCTTTCGATGGTTTTGCCATAACAAATGGAGCACGAGTCATACTTTCGGTTCCACCAGCAATAAAAATATCACCCTCACCCACAGCAATCGCTCTTGCAGCATAATTGACTGAATCTAACCCTGATCCACACAAACGGTTAATGGTCGTTGCCGCTACCTCTACTGGTAAACCCGCAAGTAAAGCCGACATTCTAGCAACATTTCGATTATCTTCACCAGCTTGGTTTGCATTTCCGAACACAACTTCCTCAATTTCACGTGGGTCTAGTTGAGGATTACGTTGAACTAGAGCTTTTATGACAACTGCACCTAAATCGTCCGGTCGTATATTTTTTAAAGATCCATTATAGCGCCCAATTGGCGTTCGCACGGCATCAACAATGACGACTTCCTTCATTTATATATTCACTCCCTTGCTTGAATAGTCAAAGACACCGCGACCTGTTTTTCGACCAAGTCTACCCGCTTTAACATATTGCTCTAAGAGCGGTGCAGGACGGTACTTTTCACCCAGCTTTTCATGAAGATATTTCAAGTTATTTAGTCTAGTATCTAAGCCAACAAGGTCTCCAAGCTCAAAAGGCCCCATTGGATAATTCAAGCCTAGCTTAATCGCTTTATCGATTTCTTCTGCTGTACCAACACCTTCTTGAAGCATGTAAAATGCCTCATTCCCAACTAAAGCACTGATTCGGCTCGTAACAAAACCAGGAAACTCATTTACAACAACCGTTTCCTTCCCCATTTCTTCTGCAACTTGTCTAATTACATTAGCTGTTTCATCATTCGTTTCAAGTCCACGTACGATTTCAACAAGAGGCATTTTATGTACTGGATTAAAAAAGTGCATGGCAATCACTTTTTCCGGACGTTTCGTAAATGATCCAATTTCAGTTGGACTCATTGTCGATGTATTTGTTGCAAAAAAGCAATGTTCCGGTGCATGCTGGTCAATGACTTCAAAGATAGTTTTCTTGATTTCAATTTTTTCTGGTACGGCTTCAATGACAAGGTCAGCATATGCTACG
This window contains:
- a CDS encoding ABC transporter ATP-binding protein; amino-acid sequence: MLHLNQIHKVFNEGTPDEKIALDWTNLTLERGDFVTIIGSNGAGKSTLMNVISGVLTPDVGKVVIDGKDVTSMSEFKRAKLIGRVFQDPMAGTAPNMTIEENLAMAYSRNKQRTLRIGVTKKRKEYFKEVLESLHLGLENRLSAKVGLLSGGERQALSLLMATFTEPAILLLDEHTAALDPSRAELITNLTKEIVEKYGLTTLMVTHNMQQALDLGNRLIMMDKGQIILEVEEDKKKDLTIEKLLNEFQRIRGTKMTNDRALLT
- a CDS encoding ABC transporter permease; this translates as MFTAIFGAFESGIIYAIMAIGVYLSFRVLDFPDLTVDGSFVTGAAVAATLIVSGVNPFTATMLALVLGFIAGCITGIIHTVGKINALLSGILMMIALYSINLRIMGKSNVSLLNTDTMFTQVRDAWDKTGIDAFFNQILTLVGLGDSLPRTWGILIFMIVVTFLLKFLIDRFLKTEIGLAIRATGDNQRMIRSLSANTNMMVIVGLGLSNAMVAFSGALIAQQGGFADVGMGIGMIIIGLASVIIGEALFGTKTIARTTLAVIGGAIIYRIVVTLALRVDFLEPGDMKLITATIVILALVMPKFLTHSRDKKRKAKKQSEAIRFAAATSERGESNAAFKSDS
- a CDS encoding ABC transporter substrate-binding protein; protein product: MKKPMKVASSLLLAGMLALTGCSSQSSGDGEYVIGLTQFAEHPSLDAATEGFKKALEDQGFKEGENVTYDFQNAQADMNNTATIANNFVGDKVDLIFANATPSATAALNATREIPIIFTSVTDPVGAGLVEAFDKPGENITGTTDNHPDATANTINFITNEIGAKKIGIIYNSGEQNSVVQVEQVEELAKNNGAEIVEVSVSTSAEVKQAAESLVGRVDAMYIPTDNTVVSALDVVISVANEKKIPLFVGELDSMKKGAVAASGFSYFDLGYQSGLMAAKILKGEKKPSEINVELPDSMKLMINTKAAEAQGLEVDSEWEKLGEFFDGE
- a CDS encoding DUF561 domain-containing protein, with product MNRLMDILEIDYPILQGGMGNISNAILTSAVSNAGGLGTIGAGTMSPEEVEQIIIETKSRTDKPFAVNVAISVSPNVREVLKLVIKHNVKIVSLSAGNPAPFIPKLKEHGIKVITVVASVKQARKAEEAGADVLVAEGYEAAGINSNLETTTLTLIPQIVSQVNIPVVAAGGIGDGKGLAAMLALGASGVQMGTRFIATAEAPFHEEYKKQLLLAQDDGTVIVGRSVGKIRRVLKTDYAKTLLDHETKGISLDEFNQLTTEDYHKIGALEGKGDQGFMNGGQISGLVSDIPTVQELVDRMMREAKEQITKAQSYL
- the paaX gene encoding phenylacetic acid degradation operon negative regulatory protein PaaX; amino-acid sequence: MNTRSMIFTLYGDYISHYGSKIWIGSLIRLLNEFGHNDQSVRAAISRMNKQGWVQADKIGNKSYYSLTPRGQKRIEEAAKRIFKLKPEEWDGKWRMLMYTIPEEIRNVRDELRKELVWSGFGTMSNSCWISANNLEKQVYDLIDKYEISAYVDFFIAEYGGPHENLRLVEKSWDLQDINSKYQEFITEYSQKYIIDKNKIAKGNMTDAECFVERTKLVHEYRKFLFVDPGLPEELLPSQWLGNHAASLFGEYYKELAKPASRFFESVFKDGNEIKDKDHDYNAMNHPYIIE
- the pcaF gene encoding 3-oxoadipyl-CoA thiolase; amino-acid sequence: MKEVVIVDAVRTPIGRYNGSLKNIRPDDLGAVVIKALVQRNPQLDPREIEEVVFGNANQAGEDNRNVARMSALLAGLPVEVAATTINRLCGSGLDSVNYAARAIAVGEGDIFIAGGTESMTRAPFVMAKPSKDFPRGNMEMFDTTIGWRFINNQLAEMYGTDSMPETAENVAKQYNLSREEQDYFAYKSQLKARAAMESGRLNDEIVPVSYKDRKGNEVVVEMDEHPRPETTVETLAKLKPLFKDGTVTAGNASGVNDGASALLLMSADKAKELGLKPLASYVVSATAGLEPSIMGIGPIFATRKALERAGLSTSDLDLIELNEAFASQSLACMRDLELDAEKVNVNGGAIAFGHPLGASGARILTTLIYEMKRRSSTYGLATMCVGVGQGIATIVKNIDSK
- a CDS encoding 3-hydroxyacyl-CoA dehydrogenase, with protein sequence MVKTIVVIGSGVMGRGIAYVSAVGGFNTVLIDIEEKQLKAAENEITSIFEKGLARGKITLDQMEAAKGRLSYSNFLAQHVAYADLVIEAVPEKIEIKKTIFEVIDQHAPEHCFFATNTSTMSPTEIGSFTKRPEKVIAMHFFNPVHKMPLVEIVRGLETNDETANVIRQVAEEMGKETVVVNEFPGFVTSRISALVGNEAFYMLQEGVGTAEEIDKAIKLGLNYPMGPFELGDLVGLDTRLNNLKYLHEKLGEKYRPAPLLEQYVKAGRLGRKTGRGVFDYSSKGVNI